In one window of Macadamia integrifolia cultivar HAES 741 chromosome 2, SCU_Mint_v3, whole genome shotgun sequence DNA:
- the LOC122065445 gene encoding probable RNA-dependent RNA polymerase 5 — MLFLLVIDSFLRYAFRGLLPSTIPRPRKAYLSRSLISHLNYGGVPEEYFLKLLMNALEDSQNILSNKRSALRVAINYGDMDDLLAARMILCGIPLDEPYLQCHLPVLAKEEKKGLKGGKLPISECFNLMGTADPTGTLKRDEVCVILDSGQISGKVLVYRHPGLHLGDIHVLTATYVKELENIVGNSKYGIFFSIKGPRSLADEMASGDFDGDMYWVSRNPELLRYFKPSEPWEGTHSAKGTCIPKPTDFSPEELERELFKQFLSIRFQPSHTAGIASDSWFSFMDRLLVLGDECAEEKECLKKKMCQLTDIYYDALDAPKTGIEVEIPNELKASKFPHFMEKTNGYTSTSILGLIYNKVDLLQTEGLPSTGVWKLACFDVEVPPDCLGKWDRLYRQYRIDMCNALKNNKSRSESNQKKQSSKCEPANEVIEKYKKELYDAPEFRLSGRNEEDIFNDALAIYHHAYEYAKQVNDAGKCRFAWKIAGQALCKLYLKKKNDEPIMCSKSILSEVLN, encoded by the exons ATGTTGTTTCTTCTTGTCATAGATTCTTTTCTCAGATATGCCTTTAGAGGTTTGCTTCCTTCAACTAT TCCTCGTCCGAGGAAAGCATATCTATCAAGATCTTTAATTTCTCATCTCAATTATGGAGGGGTCCCGGAGGAATATTTTCTGAAACTTCTAATGAATGCTTTAGAGGATTCTCAAAACATTCTCTCTAATAAACGTTCTGCATTAAGAG TTGCTATTAATTATGGAGACATGGATGACTTGCTTGCAGCAAGGATGATTCTATGTGGAATTCCCCTAGATGAACCTTATTTACAATGCCATTTACCAGTGctagcaaaagaagaaaagaaagggctCAAGGGAGGAAAGCTTCCTATTAGTGAATGCTTTAATTTGATGGGAACAGCCGATCCAACTGGAACTCTTAAGAGGGATGAAGTTTGTGTCATTCT TGACAGTGGGCAAATTTCGGGGAAGGTATTGGTTTACAGGCACCCTGGCCTCCACTTAGGAGATATACATGTCTTAACTGCCACTTATGTTAAGGAGTTGGAAAACATAGTTGGGAATTCCAAATAtggtattttcttttctatcaaagGACCAAGGTCCCTGGCAGATGAAATGGCAAGTGGTGATTTTGATGGTGACATGTATTGGGTGTCAAGAAACCCTGAG CTACTACGCTATTTCAAACCAAGTGAACCTTGGGAAGGGACTCACTCAGCAAAAGGCACATGTATCCCCAAACCAACTGATTTTTCTCCCGAGGAATTGGAGAGAGAGCTTTTTAAGCAATTCTTATCTATTAGGTTTCAACCAAG TCATACTGCTGGTATAGCATCAGACAGCTGGTTTTCTTTTATGGATCGTCTGCTGGTTTTAGGAGATGAATGTGCCGAGGAAAAAGAAtgtctgaagaagaagatgtgtCAGCTGACTGACATATATTATGATGCCTTGGATGCACCGAAGACCGGAATTGAG GTGGAAATCCCAAATGAATTGAAGGCTTCAAAATTTCCACAtttcatggaaaaaacaaaCGGGTATACTTCAACTTCGATATTGGGGTTGATTTATAACAAGGTTGATTTGTTACAAACTGAAGGTCTTCCATCAACAG GAGTATGGAAGCTTGCATGTTTTGATGTTGAAGTTCCTCCAGACTGCTTGGGTAAATGGGACAGACTTTATCGGCAATATAGAATTGATATGTGTAATGCCTTGAAGAATAACAAAAGTCGGTCTGAATCAAATCAGAAGAAGCAAAGCTCCAAATGCGAACCTGCGAATGAGGTTATAGAAAAATATAAGAAG GAATTATATGATGCTCCAGAATTCAGATTGAGTGGAAGGAATGAGGAAGACATCTTTAATGATGCCCTTGCTATTTATCATCATGCATATGAGTATGCAAAGCAAGTAAATGATGCTGGTAAGTGTAGATTTGCATGGAAAATTGCTGGTCAAGCTCTTTGTAAGCTTTActtgaaaaagaagaatgatgaaCCAATTATGTGTTCAAAATCTATTCTATCGGAGGTCTTGAACTAG
- the LOC122059656 gene encoding probable pectinesterase 53 — MRRNKLIETFTLSKTLALSTTHFLSLSLSHSHFSLRMPSFRLSLCIIFLLLLLNSSETLCHTKGIRPRKSAGKHFSLNITHTQFAEQQFMKWVKFVGSLRHSLFSTAKNKLFPSYTLTVHKNPAFGDFTTIQAAIDSLPFINLVRVVIKVNAGVYKEKVNIPPLKSFITIQGAGADKTIVQWGDTAQTIGSRGLPIGTFNSATFAVNSPYFIAKNITFKNTTPLPPPGAVGKQAVAFRISADTAAFWGCKFLGAQDTLYDHLGRHYYKDCYIEGSVDFIFGNGLSFYEGCHVHAIAQNYGALTAQGRGSLLEDTGFSFVNCKVTGSGALYLGRAWGTFSRVVFAYTYMDDIIIPKGWYNWGDPNRELTVFYGQYKCTGPGAINAGRVSWSRELTDEEAKPFISLSFIDGSEWIKL, encoded by the exons atgagaagaaacaaaCTTATAGAAACATTTACCCTCTCCAAAACACTTGCACTTTCAACTacacactttctctctctatcactCTCTCATTCTCATTTTTCTCTGAGAATGCCAAGTTTTAGACTGAGTCTCTGTATcatattccttcttcttcttcttaattcaAGCGAAACACTATGCCATACCAAAGGAATCCGACCAAGAAAGTCAGCAGGGAAGCACTTTTCACTCAATATAACCCATACCCAATTTGCAGAACAGCAATTCATGAAATGGGTTAAGTTTGTTGGGAGTCTCAGGCACTCCCTCTTCTCCACAGCAAAGAACAAGCTCTTCCCTTCTTATACTCTTACTGTCCATAAGAACCCAGCATTTGGAGATTTTACAACTATTCAAGCAGCCATTGATTCTCTTCCCTTCATTAATCTTGTGAGAGTTGTTATTAAGGTCAATGCAGGAGTATATAA GGAGAAAGTGAATATACCACCATTGAAATCTTTCATAACCATACAAGGAGCAGGAGCAGATAAGACCATAGTCCAATGGGGGGACACAGCTCAAACAATTGGGTCTAGAGGGCTACCTATTGGTACCTTCAATTCTGCAACTTTTGCTGTGAATTCCCCTTATTTCATTGCCAAAAACATCACTTTTAAG AACACAACACCTCTACCCCCACCAGGAGCAGTTGGAAAGCAGGCAGTAGCATTTAGGATATCAGCAGATACAGCAGCCTTCTGGGGTTGTAAATTCTTGGGAGCCCAAGATACACTATATGATCATCTGGGCAGACACTATTACAAGGATTGCTATATAGAAGGCTCTGTGGATTTCATCTTTGGCAATGGTCTATCATTTTATGAG GGGTGTCATGTGCATGCAATAGCTCAGAACTATGGAGCACTCACAGCACAAGGGAGAGGGAGTCTGCTAGAAGACACAGGGTTTTCTTTTGTGAACTGCAAGGTCACGGGTTCAGGAGCTCTCTATCTTGGTAGGGCATGGGGTACCTTCTCTAGGGTAGTCTTTGCCTACACATATATGGACGATATAATCATTCCCAAAGGCTGGTATAACTGGGGAGATCCCAATAGAGAACT GACTGTATTCTATGGACAGTACAAGTGCACTGGGCCAGGAGCAATCAATGCAGGCAGAGTTTCATGGTCGAGAGAATTGACTGATGAGGAGGCCAAGCCTTTTATTTCTCTGAGCTTTATTGACGGATCCGAGTGGATCAAACTGTAA